The Candidatus Rokuibacteriota bacterium DNA segment GCGCCCCAGCGGAGGGCGGCGGGGGTGGGGGCCGGGGGCAGGGCCAGGCGGAAGAGCCGGAGCGAAACGAAGTAGAAGGCGAGCGCGGTGGCGGCGTGGAGGAGGAGGCTGGTGAGGTGGTAGCCGCCGGGGTGCAGGCCCCAGAGGAGATAGTCGAGGCCGAGGGAGAGCCAGGTCAGGGGGTTGTAGTGGCCGGCGTGGAAGGTGGTGAACATCCAGTGGAGCTGGGCCGGGCCGAGGCCGCGGTAGTGGGGGTTGGCGAGGAAGTTGAGGGCGTCATCCCAGTTGGGAATGAAGCCGTTGCCCAGGACCGGCAGGAACGCCACGAGGGTGAGCGCGATGACGGCGGCGGCCGGGAACCATCGGGTCGTCCAGAAGGCGCACCCCGCAAGCCGCCCGGTCGCGGAGGCGGGCGCGAGCTCACCGGGAATCCCGGTCATCGAGCCGGGCTCCCGATCCGACGCGCTCTCCATGCGCCTCATTCTGCCCTCCGGAGCGCGGGGCGCGCACGGTATTGTTGACGCCTTTTCGTCGCCGACGGCTAATAATATCCTTGTTGCGATCCCGCGCGCCTACGCGACGGCAGTCAACGCCACGTGAGGAGGGGCGATGCGTCCTGGCAAGATCCTGGTCGTTGACGACGACCCTGAGGTGTGCATGGCCACGCGCGACTTCCTCTCGAGCAAGGGGTACGACGTGGCGGTCGCGAAGGGCGGGCGCGAGGCACTCAGGCTGCTCGACGCCTCCCCCGCCGACGTGGTCCTGCTCGACGTCGCCATGCCGGACATGGACGGCATGGAGACCCTCAAGCGCATCGTCGCGACGTACCCGGCCATGCCGGTGATCATGGTCACGGCCAACGCCGACATCGAGATCACTTCGAAGGTGCTCCAGCTGGGCGCGGCCGACTACGTGCCCAAGCCGTTCGACCTCGACTACCTCGACCAGGCCATCTGCATCCAGTTGTCGGCAGGCCGCGGCACCTAGCCCGGCGGCTCGGGCGGGCGATCCACCACGGTGTAGATCTTGACCGGGATCTCCTTGCCCTTGACGGTCACCTCGCCCAGGTAGCGCGTCTCGAAGAGGCTGTTGACCTCGAGCCACGTCGCCTCGCTGATGACGACCGGCACGTTGAAGTCTTTGGTGATGCTCTCGAGCCGCGAGCCCAGGTTGATCGTGTCGCCGATGGCGGTGTACTCCAGGCGCTGCTCCGAGCCGATCGTACCCACGACCGCGTCGCCCGTGTTGATCCCGACGCCACAGGCGAGCGTGCCGCCGTGCTTCGCGGCGAACCGCTCGGCCAGAGGCTTGAGCCGCTCCTGGAACTCCACGGCCGTCCGCACCGCCTGGGCTGCGTGGTCGGGCGCCTCGAACGGCACGTTGTAGAGCGCCATGATCGCGTCGCCGATGTACTTGTCCACCGTCCCGCCGTGCCGGAAGACGACCTCGGTCATGACCGTGAGGTACTCGCGGAGGAAGGTCACGACCTCCTCCGGCTGCATCCGCTCTGACATAGACGTGAAGCCGCGGATGTCGGAGAAGAGCACCGTCATGCGGCGCCGACCCGCCCCCAGGCCTGCGTCGTCCTTCTGCCTCACGATCTCCTTGACGACCGATGGCGAGAAGAACCGCGACAGCCGCCGCTTCTCGACCTGCTCCTGCGCGAAGTTCTTGGCGACGACGCCGACGTAGGGGATCAGCAGCGCCAGCGGCACCGGCAGGGCGTCCATCCAGAGGCGTCCCCACCGGAACGCAGCCTGCGTCCCGGCGAGGTAGGTCAGCGCCGTGCCCGCGACCAGGAGGAACGCGGCGAGCGGCCGGAACACCGTCGCGGCCCACCCTGCCGCGCCGCCCGCGACCATGGCCAGCGCCGCGTCGACCAA contains these protein-coding regions:
- a CDS encoding response regulator, whose product is MRPGKILVVDDDPEVCMATRDFLSSKGYDVAVAKGGREALRLLDASPADVVLLDVAMPDMDGMETLKRIVATYPAMPVIMVTANADIEITSKVLQLGAADYVPKPFDLDYLDQAICIQLSAGRGT
- a CDS encoding adenylate/guanylate cyclase domain-containing protein, producing MTFASLPWRAILVGSLIGLAAALADAYDVLGLFAHNELKAVNAQFSLRGPRTPHAPVVIVTIDEDSFVELNMPWPWPRALHAKFVDIVSRGKPAVIALDILFIEPSSRGPADDRALAQAIARSGRVVLAAGLGEVRESGWIQKLEKIQTPLPEIRAGAAAWGPVNIITDPDAFVRRARLTIDFQDREYPGFDLQIYRLAKSAGIPTAPLPGNAEFWINYAGPPDTFPRVAYSRVVSGEIPPEVFEGKIVLVGATTQILQDVFPTPFAPFRTMPGVMIHANILDTLFAGIPIRRAPALVDAALAMVAGGAAGWAATVFRPLAAFLLVAGTALTYLAGTQAAFRWGRLWMDALPVPLALLIPYVGVVAKNFAQEQVEKRRLSRFFSPSVVKEIVRQKDDAGLGAGRRRMTVLFSDIRGFTSMSERMQPEEVVTFLREYLTVMTEVVFRHGGTVDKYIGDAIMALYNVPFEAPDHAAQAVRTAVEFQERLKPLAERFAAKHGGTLACGVGINTGDAVVGTIGSEQRLEYTAIGDTINLGSRLESITKDFNVPVVISEATWLEVNSLFETRYLGEVTVKGKEIPVKIYTVVDRPPEPPG